One Streptomyces marianii genomic window, TCACGCAGCTAGTCCGACAGCGGGCGACCGTTATCGGCATTGACGTGAAGATGGCCTCTATCAACTGCTTCGAGGGCGTCGAGGGCGTGCACCTCTACACCGACCCGGGCAATGTCGGTGACATGCGGGCGGCTATTTCCTGGGCGGCCCGCGAGGTCGAGGCCCGGAACTATGTGAAGAAGACCAACCCGCGGAAGAACTTCGACCGTCTCACCCTCATTCTTGAAGAGGGCAACGAGTTCGGCGACGCGTCGAAGGAGTGGTGGAACGAAAACAAGGAGAAGGGCGACCCGGCCAGCGACCCCATCTGGGGCGACATCGCCTCCATCATGCGCATGGGCCGGCACGTCAACGTGACGATCATCGGCGTGTTCCAGGACCTGCGGGAAGCCGCGGTCGGCTCCAGGGGCCTGCGGAACATGTTCCGCATGATCCTCATGGGCAACTTCAACGCCAACCAGTGGAAGATGATCGTCAACACGACGCCGGTCCCCGAGAGCGTCGACCGCGCCGGCCGCATGATGATCATCGAGGGCAACCGGCGGGTCTGGATTCAGGTGCCGTACGCGGACCCGGACGACTTCCGCACCCACAGCCTGGAGCTGCGCCAGCAGCTCGGCTACAGCACCGAGGACCTGTACGGCGCTCCGCCCGCGCGCAGCCCTCAGCGGCTGCCGTCCCTGCTGCAGGAGTCCACGCCCTTGTTCACCAAGGACGCCCCCAACACCGGGACGCCTGCCGTTTCCGCTGCTCAGGACGACAACGGTGAGCGGGCGGTGGTGAGCATGACCAAGGACGAACCGCCGCGGCTGGAAGGCGGCGGCGAGGCGGCGACCGACGGGGAGGCGGAGGAGAAGGCCGAACTGCTTGCGCTGGCGGAGATCTCCAGGCGGCTGGCCGCTGAGGGGATCGCGGTGAGCGCCGAGCTGATGCGACAGCACAAGCGACGCAGGAAGGACTTCCCCGCCGGCCGTGTCGTCGGCGGCAAGGAACTGTTCGTCCTGGAGGACATCGCCGCCTACTACCGGCCCGACGAGGACGAGGACGAGGAGGAGAGTCCGGAGCCGGACGAGGAGACAATGGACGGCAGCGAGGAGGAGCCGGACAACGAGGGCGAGGACGAGGACGAGCGCGCCTGACCGGTAGGCCACGCAGGCGTACCCCCAAGGGGGCCACGGGAATTCCCGTGGCCCCCTTCTTCATGCCCTCGCAGCGATCGTCGGGCCCCTGCGAAGAATCGGCGGAACTTATCCACAGGCCAACACTCCTACGTTCTCCATGTGAGCTTTTCCGCGAAAAGCGTGAAGTCACATGACATTTCGTCATGCCCTTCCCGCGCGGAGGTCGGAATCGGGAATCGGTCGAGGAGTACGTGATGAGTGCGCTGCGGAAGATGCTGAATCTTCCACCGAAAGAACCCAAGGGCGGTGATGAAACAAGCCCTGCCGCCGCAGATGCCCCGGTGGAGGCGCCTGCGGCGGAGACGGACAAGCGGCTGTCCCGGGCGCCGGCCGCTGTCGGCTGGGCCGAGGAGGAGGAGTCTTCCGGACGCTCGGCAGCCCGGAAGGCGGGCAGGGTGGCGATCTGGCTGGTCATCGGCCTCGCCGCGTTCACCGGCGTGCGGACGTGGGTCTTCCCCGCCAAGCCGCCGGCCCCTGTACAGCAGGTGGACCCGCAGGCCGAGGCCCGGAAGAACAACGTTCCCGAGGCCGAGGCGCAGCAGGTCGCCGCTCGCTTCGCCCGTTCGTACATGACTTGGAACGCCCAGGACCCCGACGCGAGGGCCAAGGAACTCGAGGCGGATCTCGCCAAGGGCATCGACCCGAAGCTCGGGTGGAACGGCTCCGGCCTCCAGCTGGTCGCCCAGACCATTCCGGGGACCGTCACCCAGGTCGGCGGGAAGCGTGCCCGGGTCCGGGTCGACGTGCGGGTGAGCGTGGTGACCGGCAGCGGCAACAAGCAGCGCACCGTGACGAGTTGGCGCGGGCTGGAGGTGCCCGTGGCGCAGGGCGCAGGCCGGGTCGTGGTGACCGGCGAACCCGCGATCGTCGGCATGCCGACCGCCGCCGCCTACAAGGCGCCCGACGGGCCCGAAGCCGACGCTCAGCTGTCCACCCAGACCCGGGACACCGTCAAGGACTTCCTCACCGCGTGGGCCGCGGGCAGTGAGGACCAGGCCGCAGCGCCCGGCGCCGACATCCAGCCGCTCGGCCCCGGACTGAAACTCGACGCGCTCGACTCCTGGGTCGTGGACGCCGCAGGCGGCGACAAGCGGTTCGGTACGGCGACCGTGCGCTGGAAGATCGGCGCCGCTCAGCTGCAGCAGACCTACCAGATCACCCTCACCAAGGTCTCGGCCAGCAGCGCGAGCCGCTGGCAGGTCGAGGCGGTCACCGCGAAGACCGCGTAGCCGGCCCCGCCTCCTCTTCCGGCGGCTGCCGCGGGCCCGCTCGTCGGCCGGCCCTGTCAACACCCCTTTCCCACCAACCCAAGGAGTGGATCCCCCATGGGCGGAAACGGCCTTGTCTCTTGGATTCTCGCCGTCGTCGGCTCCCTCTTCGTCGCCGTCCTCGCCGTTCGCGGCTTCGGGCACTGGATGAAGAAGGAGTGGGGCGCGCTGATCACGCACATGATCGGCGGTGCAGTGGTCGCCGTCATGATCTTCACGCCGACCCAGGCCGTGAACATCCTCAAGTTCATCGGCGCCAAGATCGCCACCGTCTTCACCGGCTGAGGCGGCGAAGCGATGCGAACCTCCAACACCTACACCCGGCACTGGGACCTGGAGACCCGGCAGCACGAACTGCTGGGCCTGGACCTCGGCGAGGGGCTGCCGCGTACCACGCTGAAGTACGGCGCGGTGATGTTCCCGCTGTGGTGGGGCGCCTGGCTGCTGCTGTTCGGGATGCCGCTGAAGCCGCTGATCCCGCTGTTCCTGCTGCCGCCGTTGTTCTTCACCTACTACGGCGCGAAGCGGTCCACCACCTACTGGCGGCGGACGAACCTCCTCGTGTGGGGGCTGCGGCTCAACTTCCTCAACCACGGTGTCCGGCCGGTCATCGGCCGGGGCCGCATACCCCCCTCCAAGGTCGGCCTGCGCTTGCGGACCCAGCGCCTGGCCGAACGCGCCCCGCAGCTCACCGAGATGCCGGCGTTCTCCTCCTTCTTCACCACCAGCGCCGACACCCCGGACGCCGCCGAGTCCTGCGGCAAGCCCGCTCACCTGCGGCCCCGCCTGCGGATGTACGGCCCCGACGCCGTCGCCAAGGCCCGCACCAAGACCGCCAAGCGGCAGCGCCGCTCTGCCCGGCATGCAACGAAGGGCACCAGCCGATGACCAGCCAGACCTCCATCCCCGTCCAGGCCCTGCGTAAGTCGGTACGCCTCGGTGACCGGCACACCCTGAACGCGCTGAACACCGCGCAGACACCGCTGCTCGGGCTCGCTGACGGCGACGAGGCCGTTCACCTGCCCGAAGGCGCCGAGCACGTCCTGGTCGCCACCGGTGCCGGCGGCGGCACGACCACGCTCCTGCGCACCCTGACCGCCCAGGCGCTGGCCCTGGGCGCGAGCGTCGACCTCGTCGACCCGGGCGGCGTCGGCCACCTGTGGGCCCGCGACCTGCCCGGGGTGCGCTACCTGTCCCGGATCGCGGAGATCCACGACCACCTGCTGCTCAACGTCGCCTCCCTGCAGGACGGCACCGGCGGCTGGGACGGCAGCTGGAGCGGACGCCGGGTCATGGTCATCGAGCACCTGGGCACCGTCACGTACGGGCTGCGCGAGTACTGGTCGCAGACGCGGCCCGAAACCCAGCTGGAGGAAGCGCCCGGCGTCGAGGCCCTCGGCGTCCTGCTCGCGGCCGGCCCCGGCTTCGGCATCCAGGTCTTCGCCGGCAACCCCCGTGTCGGACTGCCGGGTCTGGGCTCCGTGCCCGTCAAGGACGTCTTCCCCACCCGGGTGCTCGCCTACGGCGGCGCCGCCCTGTGGCAGCGCGTCGCCCCCGAGGTGTGGTCCATCCCGCCGTACTCCATGATCCCGGGCCGGATGCACGCGGTCGCCGACCGAAAGACGACCGCGTTCCAGGCCCTCTACCTCAGCGACGCCGAGGCCCGCGCCTTCGCCCGCGGCGTCATCGAGCCGGGGGAGGCGGCGTGAACCCGACCCGACCGCGCACACCCCGCCTGCCGCGCCCGGACGTGCACCTGACCCGCGGACCGGGCCGGCGGGCCGCACAGCGCAGCCCCCACCCGCTGATCGGCCTGGGCGCCGACGACGCGCCGGTCCACCTCACCCCCGACGACGGTCACGCCCTGCTCACCGCACCGGCCGGCATGGGCACCACCGAGCTGCTGCGCACTCTCGGCGTGCAGGCCCTGGCCGCCGGCCGGCAGGTCGACATCCTCGACGTGTCCGGCTGCGAGCACCTCTGGGCCCAAGGCCGGGAGCACGTCACCTACCTCGACGATCCCGACCAGCTCCACCGGCATCTGATGGGCCTGGCACACCAGGCCCGCGGCCGGTCCAGAGCCGGCGTCCCGGGTCCGCCCCGGCTGCTGCTGGTGGAGAACGACGGCACCACCGAGGTGCTGCGCCACCATCACGCCGACCCGCGCCCCAACGGAGTACCGCTCGACGCGCTCACCGCCGTCCTCGCGCACGGCCGGCCGGTCGGCATGCAAGTCGTCCTGGCCTGCCGCGAGCTCCCGCCCCCGCTGCGGCACCTGCGTTCCCTGTTCACCACCCGCCTCGTCATCGACCCGGACGGGCCCGGAGCCGACAGCACCCACGCGCCGCCCTCGTCCCCGGCCGGATTCCGGCCGGGCCTGTGGCAGCACATCAACGCCGCCGGCCGCCGCCTGGTCCAGGCCGCACGCATCACCGAGCAAGACGCCGCCCGCTTCATCCCGACCCGCCCCGCCGCCCGAGACACGAAGGAGTCCCACCGATGAGCACCACCACGAAGGCGGCGAAGAAGTCCGCGTCGAAGTTCGGCCGGCTCCTCGGCCTGGGCGCCGAACGCCTGATGAAGGAACCGCAGCTGGTGGCCATCGCCGACGGCCTGGTCGTCACCGACGTCGCCGCCGAAGCCTGGTTCACCCTCAGCAGCTCCAACACGGACCTGATGCCCGAAGACCGCCAGGACATGGAGCAGGACGCGGCCGCCCTCGCGCTCGCCAAGGTCCTGCCCGGCTACGACTGCCACCTCAAGGTCATCTGGGCGCGCCTGGACGGCGAGGACTACCGGGAAGAGGCCCGGCAGATCTTCACCGCCGGGGACGTCGAAGCAGTCGCCGAGATGTGGGCCCAGCGCCTGGACACCCTCGACCTGCCGCAGCGGCACATCCTGCTCGGCATACGGCTCGTCGAGCGTGACTCCGCTGCCAACGCCACCGTGAAGAACGGCATCGCCGACGCGCTCGGCGTCGGCCACACCGGCCTCGACGAGAACGAGCTCTCCCACCTCGACGGGCTCGCCCGGCGCATGGAACGCCGTCTGGAAGCCACACCGTGGCGTGCCCGGATCGCGCCGGCGGAACTGCTGGCCTGGGCAGTCTCCCGGGAGTCCTTCCGCCCGCAGCCGGCCCCGCCTCACCTGCCCACCGTCACCGGCGCCTCCCTGGTCCGCCTGACCCAGTCCCGGGCCATCCCTCACGCCGACCACGTGCGCATGCTGGACGCCCGAGGAGAGACCGCCGCCTGGGTCAGCGTGCTGGCGATGCCGGCGTTCCCCGAGCAGATGATCACCCCCGGCGAGCAGGAGTGGCTGCGCTGCCTGTCGGAGATCAGCTACACCCACCCCACCACCGGCGATGACGCGCTGGTCTGCCCCGAGGCAAGCGTCCGCTTCACCGTGTGGACGAAGGGCCACGCGATCAAGTCCGTCGACAAGCAGCGCCAGTTGGCCAAGGAGCAGCGCCGCTCGGCGGCCGAAGGGTCGGCCGGTGAGACGTTCGCCGAGACCGAAGAGACCGAAGCGGTGATGGAGGACCTGCGCCGGCAGATGTCCCGCGACGGCATGACGCTCCTGGAGGACCACCCGCGGATCATCGTCTCCTCCACCGAGTCCCTTGAGGACCTGCGCGCCCGCTGCGACGCCGTCGTCGCCCACTACGCCGGCCTGTCCATCGACGTGGTGGTCGCCTCCGAGGAGCAGCGGGAGATGTGGCTGGAGGCCCAGATCGGGGACATGCTCCGCGTGTCCGACCTCGGGCACATCCGCACCACCGACGCGCTCGCGGCCAGCATGTTCTGGGGCGGGTCGGAGGCCGGAGACGACGAGGGCCCCATCGCCGGGCTGCTCACCGGCACCACCCCCGGCGTGTGCCGCATCGACATCACCGCCGGATCGGCCCGCGGTGACGCGACGACCACCGCGTTCGTCGGCCGGTCGGGCCGCGGCAAGACGACGTCGATGATGCTCGCCACGCTCATCGCCGGCCTCAAGGGCGCCTTCAGCCTGATGCTCGGCTTCAAGGGAGACGAAGGCGGCCTGGTGAAGGCCGGCGAGTACCTCGGCCTCGACTCCCACCACGTCACCTGCGGCGTCGAAACCCCCGCCGTGGCCGATGTGTTCCGCCTCCTGCCCAAGGGCGACGCCGCCCTGCAGGTCGTCTCCCAGCTGCTCATCATCCTGCCCGAGCGGATGCGGGACGCCGGTGTCGAGACGCATCTGCTGCGGGCCTGCAACGCAGTCGCCCAGCAAGACGACGCCTCCACCTTCCGCGTGATCGAGTACCTCCAGGCCAGCAGCGACCCCCTCGCCGTCGAGGCCGGCGACGCGCTCGCCGAGCTCTCCCGCACCCAGCTCGGTGCGCCGCTGCTGGGCCAGCCCCGCGCCGGCGCCTCGCCGCTGCGCCCGGAGCCGGGCCTGTGGCTGGTCCAGGTCCCCGGCCTGACGATGCCGCAGGCCGGCACCCGCCCATCCGAGATGACGATGACCGAGCGGGTTTCCCTGGCTTTGATGCGCGGCCTGATCGCGTACGCGCTGAACACCTCCGCCCGTTCCGACCTGCGCAATCTGCCCAAGGTGGTGGCGATCCCGGAGGTCCACGTCCTCACCGGCACCGACGACGGCCGCCGGTTCATCGACTACATCGCCCGTACGGGAAGGGCGCTGGATACCTCCCTCGCGATCGACACCCAGGACCCGAAGTCGCTGCTGGGCATGGACGGCGTCCTGGAAGCGATCACGACGGTCTGCGCCTTCGAGCAGTCCACCCGCAGCCAGCAGGACGCGATGGCCGAACTGCTGCGCCTGCCCGTCTCCGACAGCACCCGCGCGCTGATTCACGGCGTCGGCAAGGACGCGCACGGCGACATCCGGCACGGCCACTGCATCGTGCGTGACCGCCGCGACCGCGTGGCGACCATGCAGTGGGACGCCCCCTCGTACGAGCTGCTGCGCGCGCTGTCCACCAACCCCAAGGACCAGGCCGAGGACCACGCGGCCGCCCTGCAGGACGCCATGCCGCAGGACAACGGCCCGGATCCCGAATCCGCGGACTCTGTCCACAACCCGCCGCAGGAAGGGTCGGAAGCCGCATGACCCCTATCCGCAGCGGGCCGGCCGAGGCCGCCTGCGAACCCGAGGAGGCAGCCCGCCGTGACCCCACGACAGTGCATCCCGGCCGCCGCGGTGCCGACGGCCTGCGCGCAGGAGCGGACGCCATGAAGCACCTGCTGAATCGTTTCTGCATCGCGGCGCTCCGCCTCTGGCTCGCCCGGCCGCGGCTGCGCACCCTGATGCTTCCGACTGCCGGTCTCCTGGCCACCCTCGGTGTCCTCGCGCCGGCCGCAGCCGCCGACGACTCCGACAAGTACAAGCCCGGCGGCATCGGCGACATGATGCCGTCCCCCTTCAAGCCCCCGGGTCAGGGCACGCTGTTCGAGTCCTACAGCCCGGAGGTGTACCAGCTCGACAAGCAGCTCTCGGACGACCTCACCGGAGGCGACCTGATCGACGGGTGGCTGCACGGGTTCGGCAACATGCTCATGCAGGTGCTGACGCTGGTCGGCCGGGCCGCGGTCGTGGTGGTCGGCTGGTGCTTCAACGTCGTCAACCTGCCCGAGATCGAAGGCGCCATCTCCAAGGCGATCGGCGCCGCCGCGGGCCCCATGATGACGACGTTCCTGCCGACCGCCGTCGCCGTCGGCGGGTTCATCGCCTGGGCGAAGAAGTCGGAGACCTCCCCGCTGGGTCAGATCGCCTGGGTCGCCGCGTCCGCGGCGATCGCCACCACCTTCCTCGTCGCTCCGTCCACCTGGGTCAAGGGCGTGGACAACGGGCGGCAGCTGGGTGCGTCGGTCGCCATGACGACGATCGGCGCCGGCCTCGCCGGCGACGACGACGCAGCGATGCCCTTCAAGACGCCCAGGCCCCAGTGGTCGGACAACGAGAAGGACAACACCGTCCGCCGCGCCGGCGACGCCGTCTGGCGGACCTACGTCGCGACCCCCTGGTGCATAGCCGATCTCGGATCCGTCAACGCCTGCCAGAAGTGGGGCTACGAAGTCGTCAAGCGCGGCACCGACATGAAGGAGCGTGAGGAGTACCTCTCCTCCACCCTCAACGACGAGACCGTCGGCCGCGAGGCGGTCCTGTGGCGTCAGGGCCACACGCCCGGCGGCCGGATCGGTGTCCTCATCGCGGGCATCATCAGCTGCGTCATCTTCTGCGCCCTCGCGCTGACCCTCGCTTTCACCACTTTGGCCAGCCTCATCGGCGCGCTGATGCTGCTGGTCTGCGGCGTCGCCTTCGCCACCCTGTGGTGCATTCCAGGCAAACCCCGTCAATGGGGCGTGCAGTGGTTCGAAATGCTCCTCGGGCTGGTGATGGTGTCCTTCACGGCGACCATGCTTCTCGGCTCGGTCATGGTGGTCTGCGTTGCGCTGATGTCGCTGCTGCCCACCTACGGATGGCTCATGGTCAGCGCCCTCAACATCTGCGCCGCCGCGATGGCCTTCAAGGTCAAGGGCCGCCTCGACGGCATCGTGAGCGCCGGCGGCGCCCAGATGGCCGGGCGCGGCATGCTGAACACCATCGGCCGCATGGCCTCCGCCCGCCGACTGCGAAGCGCCATCAGCGGACGGCGCCGGGGCGGGTTCGGCGACATGGACCGTCACCCCGCCCCGGACACCCGCGGCGGCGGACGAGGCGGCAGCGGGAGCGGCGGGGGAGACGACAGCTCCTCGAGCGGATCGTCCAGCTCCGGTGACGTCCGCAGCCGCCCCAGCCGCACCATCCCGCCGCCGCCGAGCTACCCGCCCACCGTTCACCGGCCCGGCCACGCCGGCGCGGGACGGCCCGGCCCTGGCCTGCCCGGCGCAGCGCCCGGCCCCTCCGGGCCCGCTGGAACCGGACCAGGCTCGCCCGGCGGACGGCGCACCCGTCCCACCACCGGCCCCCGGCCCGGCCCGCCCCGCCGTCCCTCCGGACCCGGACGCACCACCACCGCAGGCACGACCGCAGGCGGCTACAGCGTGCGGCCCGGCGCGCCCCGGCGCACCGGAGTTCCGCCGACCAGCCCGTCCGGCGGCCGGCCGACCACCATCCGGGGCACCGTCATCAACCGGCCGGCCAACCCGACCGGAGCCCGGTTCCGGACCTACCCGCCGCCGGCCACTCCGCCGCGGCCGCCGCACCCGCCCCGCACGCCCGGCAGGGCAGGCGGAGGAGGCCTCCCGCCCGCCAGCGGAACGCGCAGCGGACCGCCCTGCCCCTCCAGGCCCCGCGGGAGTTCCTGAACCCGCCTGACCTGGGCTTCGCCCACCGCATGACACCCCCGCGGTCCGGCCGCATAAGCGGCCGGACCGCCCCGGGGCCATCCCGTCATGCCCGCATCCGCATTCCGCATCGCCCGTACGGAGCCTGCAGTGACCCACGAGAGTGACCCCCGTACCTCCGACACCGAGTCCGCCGAGCCCCGCAGCACGTCCGGCCGGGCGCCGGTCCCGCAGAGCGCCGCCGAGTGGCGCGCCCTGCTGCGCGAAGAGGCACTGCCGCCCGAGATAGACGAACTGCGCGGTCGTCAGCGCCGCAAGGCCAAGAAGCGGTGGCACTCCGCCCGCCGTGACGAGCGCGCCGAGTGGATCCGCCAGGAACGCAAGAAGACACCGACGCCGGTCGTCGTCCCGGTCATCGCCCTGATCGTGGCCGCGGCCGTCGCCGGCGCCGCGTGGCTGTGGCCCGACCGCGACAGCACCGCGCCCGCGAAAGCCAAGCCGACCCCGACCGTAGTGACCCCCGAGACGCCGGCGAGCGCCTCACCCACCCCGACGCCGACCGCGCCTGCGGTCGCGGACGACCCCCAGGCCGTCACCCGCGCGTTCGTCACCGCCTACACCGCCCGCCGCCCCCTCCAGGACGGCAGCCACAAGGCGGCCGTCGAGCGCGCCGCCCCGTACGCCTCCACCGCGCTCGTGGAGAACCTGAAGAAACACGACGACCGCGACTTCAACCAGCTGGTTGCCGCCCAGGCCACCGACGCCACCCCCACCAAAGTTCACATCGGCCAGCCAGACGCGAAGGAACGGCCCGCGCCCGACACGTCGGTCCGGGTGTACCTGACGGCCGACGTCACCCTCGACGTCAAGGGCACCGACCCCTACAGCTACACCCGTCACCTGACCATCGAGGTCGCGCGCGCCGATGCCGCCTCACGCTGGATGGTCACCCGCGTCCTCGGGCTGAAGGAGTAGCCGTGGACCAGCGGGATGTCATGCGCGGCGCCCTCAAGGCCACCGGAATCGTCAAGAAGGGCGCGCAGCTCAAGATCGGCGCCATCGGCATGGTGGTCTTCGTCGTCGGCCTGCTCGTGCTCGGCATGTTCTTCCCCGCCGGACGGGCGAGCGCGGCCAGCTGCGAGGACACCGGACCCGGGACCGGCGATGCCTCCGCTGTGTCGGAGTCGGACGGCTCCGGCACGCAGGCCACCGGCACGCTGCGCGAGAAGCAGATCGGGTACGCCAAGGAGATCGACCAGGCGGCCCAGAAGGCGAAGCTGCCCGGACGCGCCACCCTCATCGCTCTCATGACCGCGATGCAGGAGAGCACCCTGCAGAACCTGGACCACGGCGACCGCGACTCGCTCGGCCTGTTCCAGCAGCGTCCCTCCATGGACTGGGGCACCAAGGAACAGATCATGACGCCGAGCTACGCCGCGGAGTCGTTCTTCCTCGGCCGCGGCACAAACGACGGCCTGGTCGACATCAAGGGCTGGGAGAAGCTGCCGCTCGGGGACGCGGCCCAGAAGGTCCAGAAGTCCGCCTTCCCCGACTTGTACGCCGGGCATGAGACGGCGATGCGCAAGCTCGCCAAGGAAGCCGGCATCAACCTCGAACGCGGCGGGTCGACCACCGGGCCGGGCAC contains:
- a CDS encoding conjugal transfer protein, translated to MSALRKMLNLPPKEPKGGDETSPAAADAPVEAPAAETDKRLSRAPAAVGWAEEEESSGRSAARKAGRVAIWLVIGLAAFTGVRTWVFPAKPPAPVQQVDPQAEARKNNVPEAEAQQVAARFARSYMTWNAQDPDARAKELEADLAKGIDPKLGWNGSGLQLVAQTIPGTVTQVGGKRARVRVDVRVSVVTGSGNKQRTVTSWRGLEVPVAQGAGRVVVTGEPAIVGMPTAAAYKAPDGPEADAQLSTQTRDTVKDFLTAWAAGSEDQAAAPGADIQPLGPGLKLDALDSWVVDAAGGDKRFGTATVRWKIGAAQLQQTYQITLTKVSASSASRWQVEAVTAKTA
- a CDS encoding cell division protein FtsK → MTSQTSIPVQALRKSVRLGDRHTLNALNTAQTPLLGLADGDEAVHLPEGAEHVLVATGAGGGTTTLLRTLTAQALALGASVDLVDPGGVGHLWARDLPGVRYLSRIAEIHDHLLLNVASLQDGTGGWDGSWSGRRVMVIEHLGTVTYGLREYWSQTRPETQLEEAPGVEALGVLLAAGPGFGIQVFAGNPRVGLPGLGSVPVKDVFPTRVLAYGGAALWQRVAPEVWSIPPYSMIPGRMHAVADRKTTAFQALYLSDAEARAFARGVIEPGEAA
- a CDS encoding ATP-binding protein, with the protein product MSTTTKAAKKSASKFGRLLGLGAERLMKEPQLVAIADGLVVTDVAAEAWFTLSSSNTDLMPEDRQDMEQDAAALALAKVLPGYDCHLKVIWARLDGEDYREEARQIFTAGDVEAVAEMWAQRLDTLDLPQRHILLGIRLVERDSAANATVKNGIADALGVGHTGLDENELSHLDGLARRMERRLEATPWRARIAPAELLAWAVSRESFRPQPAPPHLPTVTGASLVRLTQSRAIPHADHVRMLDARGETAAWVSVLAMPAFPEQMITPGEQEWLRCLSEISYTHPTTGDDALVCPEASVRFTVWTKGHAIKSVDKQRQLAKEQRRSAAEGSAGETFAETEETEAVMEDLRRQMSRDGMTLLEDHPRIIVSSTESLEDLRARCDAVVAHYAGLSIDVVVASEEQREMWLEAQIGDMLRVSDLGHIRTTDALAASMFWGGSEAGDDEGPIAGLLTGTTPGVCRIDITAGSARGDATTTAFVGRSGRGKTTSMMLATLIAGLKGAFSLMLGFKGDEGGLVKAGEYLGLDSHHVTCGVETPAVADVFRLLPKGDAALQVVSQLLIILPERMRDAGVETHLLRACNAVAQQDDASTFRVIEYLQASSDPLAVEAGDALAELSRTQLGAPLLGQPRAGASPLRPEPGLWLVQVPGLTMPQAGTRPSEMTMTERVSLALMRGLIAYALNTSARSDLRNLPKVVAIPEVHVLTGTDDGRRFIDYIARTGRALDTSLAIDTQDPKSLLGMDGVLEAITTVCAFEQSTRSQQDAMAELLRLPVSDSTRALIHGVGKDAHGDIRHGHCIVRDRRDRVATMQWDAPSYELLRALSTNPKDQAEDHAAALQDAMPQDNGPDPESADSVHNPPQEGSEAA
- a CDS encoding NlpC/P60 family protein, which codes for MDQRDVMRGALKATGIVKKGAQLKIGAIGMVVFVVGLLVLGMFFPAGRASAASCEDTGPGTGDASAVSESDGSGTQATGTLREKQIGYAKEIDQAAQKAKLPGRATLIALMTAMQESTLQNLDHGDRDSLGLFQQRPSMDWGTKEQIMTPSYAAESFFLGRGTNDGLVDIKGWEKLPLGDAAQKVQKSAFPDLYAGHETAMRKLAKEAGINLERGGSTTGPGTSGGDNGPITSENDDCGVAKPNTGGSAGGKFTDGTQTWKLNNPRSVDEAIAWAKRNSGLGSTNAWYQRCLAFTAIVYGWNYSGVNYAIDHYSVVPKSMQHDGDRNPPAGALMYWDTGRRAGHIAVYLGDGKVASNDILRPGYIDVVDAELFETKWGARYIGWTPPVFPKAG